One genomic segment of Strix aluco isolate bStrAlu1 chromosome 14, bStrAlu1.hap1, whole genome shotgun sequence includes these proteins:
- the LOC141929819 gene encoding RNA-binding Raly-like protein, with protein sequence MTLFGSGDAGWRYLDMAREPKPSRARLGQKRQHSSSLYHSNCELDYDLYRDDFPYRVYEYQKIPPLINRIPVKARRTHVGAGGKSSLSPQPGARSSTSSTAGRTKLRAEELHSIKGELSQIKAQVDSLLESLDRMDQRRERLAGSKESEKKRVETGAESPSPAGEGSREPRGKEGTGSDGHSDLRNIDSAEESTDTEETVKNHMSDPEGSQ encoded by the exons ATTTGGACATGGCCAGGGAACCCAAGCCGAGCCGGGCCCGGCTGGGCCAGAAGcggcagcacagcagcagcctgtACCA CAGTAACTGCGAGCTGGACTACGATCTCTACAGGGACGACTTCCCGTACCG GGTGTACGAGTACCAGAAGATCCCCCCCCTCATTAACCGCATCCCGGTCAAGGCCAGACGAACTCACGTGGGAGCAGGAGGCAAAAGCAGCCTGAGCCCCCAGCCCGGGGCGaggagcagcaccagctccacgGCAGGACGGACAAAGT TGCGGGCCGAAGAGCTGCACTCCATCAAGGGTGAGCTGAGCCAGATCAAGGCGCAGGTGGACAGTCTGCTGGAGAGCCTGGACCGCATGGACCAGCGGAGAGAGCGTCTCGCAG GCTCCAAGGAGAGCGAGAAGAAGAGGGTAGAGACGGGGGCAGAGTCGCCGTCCCCAGCAGGAGAGGGTTCACGGGAGCCGCGGGGGAAGGAGGGGACGGGATCTGACGGGCACAGCGACCTGCGCAACATCGACAGCGCCGAGGAGAGCACAGACACGGAGGAGACG GTGAAAAACCACATGTCGGACCCTGAGGGGAGCCAGTAG
- the EXOSC6 gene encoding exosome complex component MTR3: protein MPLDHRRLRGPEESQPPELWAAAGEVPAAGEEEEEAAGGADAAPRDPCALRPLFARAGLLSQAEGSAYVELGGGTKVLCAAWGPREAAEPAAAAGGGQLLCEFHRAPFAGRGARWRPGSAAEREAEREAAAALREALEPAVRLARYPRARLAVSALLLQDGGSALAAAISAAALALADAGVEMYDLAVGCALCRPPGPAGAWLLQPGEPEERRAAARLTVALLPALNQVSAVLGGGQGGPPDAWAQALRLGLDGCHRLYPVLRQSLLRAARRRDATATA, encoded by the coding sequence ATGCCGCTGGATCACCGCCGCCTGCGGGGCCCGGAGGAGTCGCAGCCGCCGGAGCTGTGGGCTGCGGCCGGGGAGgtgccggcggcgggggaggaggaggaggaggcggcggggggcgcggatGCGGCGCCGCGGGACCCCTGCGCCCTGCGGCCGCTCTTCGCCCGGGCCGGGCTGCTAAGCCAGGCCGAGGGCTCGGCCTACGTGGAGCTGGGCGGCGGCACTAAGGTGCTGTGCGCCGCCTGGGGCCCGCGGGAGGCGGCCgagcccgcggcggcggcgggaggggggcaGCTGCTCTGCGAGTTCCACCGGGCGCCTTTCGCCGGGCGCGGGGCGCGGTGGCGGCCGGGCTCGGCGGCCGAACGGGAGGcggagcgggaggcggcggcggcgctgcgggaGGCGCTGGAACCGGCGGTGCGGCTGGCGCGGTACCCGCGGGCCCGCCTGGCCGTCAGcgctctgctgctgcaggacgGCGGCTCCGCGCTGGCCGCCGCCATCAGCGCCGCCGCCCTGGCCCTGGCCGACGCCGGGGTGGAGATGTACGACCTGGCCGTGGGCTGCGCCCTGTGCCGGCCCCCCGGGCCCGCCGGGGCCTGGCTGCTGCAGCCCGGGGAGCCCGAGGAGCGGCGTGCCGCCGCCCGCCTCACCGTAGCTCTGCTGCCCGCCCTCAACCAGGTGTCGGCGGTGctgggcggcgggcagggcggcccTCCCGACGCCTGGGCCCAGGCGCTGCGCCTCGGCCTCGACGGCTGCCACCGCCTCTACCCGGTGCTGCGGCAGAGCCTGCtgcgggccgcccgccgccgcgacGCCACCGCCACCGCCTGA
- the AARS1 gene encoding alanine--tRNA ligase, cytoplasmic, translated as MEATLTASQIRQRFIDFFKENKHTYVHSSSTIPLDDPTLLFANAGMNQFKPIFLNTIDPSHPLAKLNRATNTQKCIRAGGKHNDLDDVGKDVYHHTFFEMLGSWSFGDYFKELACKLALDLLTKEFGIPAERLYVTYFGGNEAAGLQPDLECKQIWLNLGLAEGRILPGNMKDNFWEMGDTGPCGPCSEIHYDRIGDRDASHLVNQDDPNVLEIWNLVFIQFNREADGTLKPLPKKSIDTGMGLERLVSVLQNKMSNYDTDLFLPYFEAIQKGTGARPYTGQVGAEDADGIDMAYRVLADHARTITLALSDGGRPDNTGRGYVLRRILRRAVRYSHEKLNAPKGFFATLVDVVVQSLGGAFPELKKDPDMVKDIINEEEDQFLKTLSRGRRILDRKIQSLGNSKIIPGDTAWLLYDTYGFPADLTGLIAEEKGLVVDMEGFEEERKNAQLKSQGKGAGGEDLLMLDIYAIEELRAEGLEVTDDSPKYSYTSDLSGTYDFGSLMATVKAIRREKRFVKEVSTGQECGIVLDRTCFYAEQGGQIYDEGYMVKDDDDDGREDKTEFTVKNVQVRGGYVLHIGTLYGSLKVGDQVHLCIDETRRRPVMSNHTATHILNFALRSVLGEADQRGSLVAPDRLRFDFTAKGALSTQEIKKVEGIANQMIEEAKTVYARDCPLATAKAIQGLRAVFDETYPDPVRVVSIGIPVEELLADPSGPAGSITSIEFCGGTHLQNSSHAGPFVIVSEEAIAKGIRRIVAVTGAEARKALRKVDSLRKLLSALEAKVKVQTAPNKDVQKEITDLSETLATAVIPQWQKDELREAVKALKKVMDDLDRASKADIQKRVLEKTKQVIESHPNQPLVIMEMESGASAKALNESLKLFKTHSPQTATMLFTVDNEAGRITCLCQVPQETANKGLKASQWVQEVSALMDGKGGGKDVSAQATGKNVGCLREALRLATDFATLRLGELKN; from the exons ATGGAAGCTACGCTAACAGCTAGCCAGATCCGGCAACGGTTTATTGACTTCTTCAAGGAAAACAAGCATACCTATGTGCACTCCTCTTCTACAATCCCCCTGGACGACCCCACACTGCTCTTTGCCAACGCTGGTATGAATCAG ttCAAACCCATCTTCCTCAATACTATTGACCCCTCACACCCGCTCGCCAAGCTGAACAGAGCCACCAACACTCAGAAGTGCATCCGAGCAGGGGGCAAGCACAATGACCTGGATGATGTTGGGAAAGACGTCTACCACCACACCTTCTTTGAGATGTTGGGGTCTTGGTCCTTTGGGGATTATTTCAAG GAGCTTGCTTGTAAACTGGCACTGGACCTTCTCACCAAGGAGTTTGGCATCCCTGCTGAAAGACTCTACGTCACCTACTTTGGTGGAAATGAGGCTGCAGGACTACAACCAGACCTGGAGTGCAAGCAGATATGGTTGAATTTGGG GCTGGCTGAGGGCAGGATTCTGCCTGGCAATATGAAGGATAACTTCTGGGAAATGGGAGACACAGGCCCCTGTGGCCCTTGCAGCGAGATCCACTATGACCGCATTGGGGACAGAGATGCTTCCCACCTGGTCAATCAGGATGATCCCAACGTCCTGGAGATCTGGAACCTGGTGTTCATACAGTTTAACAG GGAAGCTGATGGGACACTGAAACCTCTTCCCAAGAAAAGTATTGACACTGGGATGGGCCTGGAGAGGCTGGTCTCTGTGCTGCAGAACAAGATGTCCAACTATGACACTGACCTTTTCCTTCCTTACTTTGAAGCCATCCAGAAG GGCACAGGTGCGAGGCCGTACACGGGGCAGGTTGGTGCTGAGGATGCTGACGGTATAGACATGGCCTACCGCGTGCTGGCTGACCATGCACGGACCATCACGCTGGCCCTCTCTGATGGGGGTAGACCTGACAACACTGGCAGAGG GTATGTGCTGAGGCGGATTCTCCGACGGGCTGTGCGCTACTCCCATGAGAAGCTCAATGCCCCCAAAGGTTTCTTTGCTACGCTGGTTGACGTGGTGGTGCAGTCACTG GGAGGTGCATTTCCTGAGCTGAAGAAGGACCCGGATATGGTGAAGGACATTATCAATGAAGAGGAGGATCAGTTCCTGAAAACACTCAGCAGAGGACGTCGCATCCTGGACAGGAAGATCCAGAGCCTGGGGAACAGTAAAATCATCCCTG GTGATACTGCCTGGCTGCTGTATGACACCTACGGTTTTCCTGCTGATCTCACTGGGCTGATTGCAGAGGAGAAGGGCCTTGTTGTGGACATGGAGGGCTTTGAAGAAGAGCGGAAAAATGCACAG CTCAAATCCCAGGGCAAGGGTGCTGGAGGAGAGGACCTCCTCATGCTGGACATCTATGCCATCGAAGAGCTAAGGGCCGAAGGGCTGGAGGTGACCGACGACTCGCCAAAATACAGCTATACTTCAGATCTAAGTGGTACCTATG ATTTTGGGAGCCTCATGGCCACAGTGAAAGCCATCCGCAGGGAGAAGAGGTTTGTGAAGGAGGTGTCCACTGGCCAGGAGTGTGGGATAGTGCTGGACCGGACCTGCTTCTATGCCGAGCAGGGTGGGCAGATCTATGACGAGGGCTACATGGTCaaggacgacgacgacgacggcagGGAGGAT aaaacagaattcaCAGTGAAGAATGTGCAGGTCCGAGGAGGCTACGTGCTTCACATAGGAACTCTATATGGAAGCTTGAAAGTAGGAGATCAGGTCCACCTGTGTATTGATGAG ACTAGGCGGAGGCCAGTCATGAGCAACCACACAGCCACCCACATCCTCAACTTTGCCCTGCGCTCGGTGTTGGGGGAAGCTGACCAGAGAGGGTCGCTGGTCGCGCCAGACAGGCTGCGGTTCGACTTCACAGCCAAGGGAGCCTTGTCGACCCAGGAAATCAAGAAAGTCGAAGGAATTGCCAACCAGATGATTGAGGAGGCGAAG ACCGTGTACGCCCGGGACTGCCCTCTCGCAACAGCCAAAGCTATCCAAGGGCTGCGGGCAGTTTTTGATGAGACTTACCCCGATCCTGTCCGTGTGGTCTCGATTGGCATCCCCGTAGAGGAGCTGCTGGCTGACCCCTCTGGCCCCGCGGGCTCCATCACGTCTATTGAGTTCTGTGGAGGGAC GCACTTGCAGAACTCCAGCCATGCTGGCCCCTTTGTGATTGTTTCAGAAGAAGCAATTGCTAAAGGCATCCGGAGGATAGTTGCAGTCACCGGGGCTGAAGCTCGGAAG GCCCTCAGGAAAGTCGACAGCCTCAGGAAACTGCTGTCAGCCCTGGAGGCCAAGGTGAAGGTCCAGACAGCTCCCAACAAGGATGTGCAGAAGGAGATCACGGATCTCAGTGAG ACCCTGGCCACTGCTGTTATTCCACAGTGGCAGAAAGATGAACTGAGAGAGGCTGTTAAAGCACTGAAGAAAGTTATGGATGACCTGGACCGAGCAAGCAAAGCTGACATCCAGAAACGA GTGCTGGAAAAGACCAAGCAAGTCATTGAGAGTCACCCTAACCAACCGTTGGTCATCATGGAAATGGAGAGTGGAGCCTCAGCAAAG GCCCTGAATGAATCTCTGAAGCTCTTCAAGACTCACTCCCCCCAGACTGCCACCATGCTCTTCACTGTAGATAACGAAGCTGGCAGAATCACCTGCCTGTGCCAGGTGCCCCAG GAGACCGCAAATAAGGGCCTGAAGGCCAGCCAGTGGGTGCAGGAGGTGTCTGCCTTGATGGACGGCAAAGGTGGGGGCAAGGATGTCTCAGCGCAGGCCACGGGCAAGAACGTGGGCTGCCTGCGGGAGGCCCTGCGCCTGGCCACGGACTTTGCCACGCTCCGCCTGGGCGAGCTGAAGAACTGA